A DNA window from Zingiber officinale cultivar Zhangliang chromosome 3A, Zo_v1.1, whole genome shotgun sequence contains the following coding sequences:
- the LOC122051811 gene encoding uncharacterized protein LOC122051811 has translation MGQWEDRRFFPLTSLQIGDLQSYLSHLTLFFAIKNKKLYILVDNRPWLIHQDSRATHLWQLMVTKSRLSPFANTRSTRVTGGDFGKILEFTKSSRSVSFKRNRLRNWLSLIDAARNYKKNLHHVKKLKDSFLLSNDLHCPLNGCIVFEVEWKHVRSINYINELQTDTSLALEVKLMKRWEFDSIEQATSCIYFWYTGTSIECSLLKDYLEGISCTDVFYDAQEDISSSSEAAEELSTVVESHQEKQFYMYSNCSYSPGRVEDLDSPFTPPASGPYKRRKIIKPSMYSDADELSEEAYSENVRSPSTLSSTLSGSESDDRCLVSEANTYKDVFILFRFDDHDLSFKLKEIIMSDLRLLTLLEYGLPSWVIFLQSYPVFCQIYRPWMCPLARTFYVLMSIITVLIGFYDLYKNVPILKATAARLFGPFFNWIESWEMISRIRYLGTMLFLHNFEKAFMWFLMVARATKPLFSVLTKPIAGPIMELFELIFPMWNACFDTLGNLNWIIWNVLSSSCNVISSILEIIVWPFWFAFSTLWTVVAHVIYPVVWLLLEIVSASVRLIVTLTSFLGMLLANVYYLLQGTWSAIGALFQLASPSEATAVAYEVSIWRSLWNDLFSKVFRAIRSIFYGFVAFFTACNRHRLSIYNHILVLLHRFSHATLSWRLSRSDRGRKKDINQSHLRESDRSKPKSGLQTPERLRRRHTRRLTSET, from the exons ATGGGGCAATGGGAGGATCGAAGATTTTTCCCTCTCACGAGCTTGCAGATCGG GGATCTTCAGTCCTATCTGTCTCATTTGACTCTTTTTTTCGCTATAAAAAACAAGAAATTATATATCCTAGTCGATAATCGTCCATGGTTGATCCACCAAGATTCACGAGCTACTCACTTGTGGCAGTTAATGGTTACCAAG TCTAGGCTATCTCCTTTTGCAAACACAAGATCCACTAGAGTTACAGGAGGAGATTTTGGGAAGATTCTAGAATTTACCAAAAGCTCTAGGTCTGTTTCCTTCAAAAGAAACAGATTACGGAATTGGTTATCCTTGATTGATGCTGCTCGCAATTATAAGAAAAATTTGCACCATGTCAAGAAATTGAAAGACTCCTTCCTTTTGAGTAATGATTTGCATTGCCCATTAAATGGATGCATTGTTTTTGAAGTAGAATGGAAGCATGTGCGAAGTATCAACTACATCAATGAACTGCAG ACTGACACATCATTAGCTTTGGAAGTTAAATTGATGAAAAGATGGGAATTTGATAGTATTGAACAGGCTACTAGCTGCATCTACTTTTGGTATACTGGTACCAGCATTGAGTGTTCTCTCCTGAAAGATTATCTAGAAGGAATTTCCTGCACAG ATGTGTTTTATGATGCCCAGGAAGATATTTCGTCTTCTAGTGAGGCTGCTGAAGAGCTGTCCACTGTTGTTGAGTCTCACCAGGAAAAACAATTTTATATGTATTCCAATTGTTCGTATTCTCCTGGAAGAGTGGAAGATTTAGATTCACCTTTCACGCCACCTGCTTCTGGGCCTTATAAGCGAAGAAAGATAATAAAACCAAGCATGTACAGTGATGCGGATGAACTTTCTGAGGAAGCATATAGCGAAAATGTGAGATCTCCATCAACATTATCGTCAACTTTAAGTGGTAGTGAAAGTGATGATAGGTGTTTGGTTTCTGAGGCTAACACGTACAAGGATGTATTCATCTTATTCAGATTTGATGATCACGATCTCTCATTTAAGCTCAAGGAAATAATTATGTCTGATCTGAGACTACTTACATTATTGGAGTATGGACTTCCTTCTTGGGTCATTTTTCTTCAATCCTACCCCGTTTTTTGTCAAATATATCGTCCATGGATGTGTCCTTTAGCCAGGACTTTTTACGTATTAATGTCTATAATCACTGTCCTCATAGGATTCTATGACCTTTATAAGAATGTTCCTATATTGAAGGCAACTGCTGCAAGATTATTTGGGCCCTTCTTTAACTGGATAGAATCATGGGAAATGATTTCAAGGATCAGATACCTGGGAACTATGCTTTTTCTTCATAACTTTGAGAAAGCTTTCATGTGGTTCCTAATGGTTGCACGTGCTACAAAGCCATTGTTTTCAGTATTGACAAAGCCAATTGCCGGCCCTATCATGGAACTTTTTGAACTGATATTTCCCATGTGGAATGCATGCTTTGATACTTTAGGGAACCTCAATTGGATTATTTGGAATGTGCTATCATCTTCATGCAACGTGATTTCAAGTATATTGGAAATTATCGTTTGGCCTTTCTGGTTTGCCTTTTCAACTTTATGGACTGTAG TGGCACATGTAATATACCCCGTTGTCTGGCTTCTTTTGGAGATTGTCAGTGCTTCTGTTCGCTTGATTGTTACATTAACTAGTTTCCTTGGGATGCTTTTGGCCAATGTCTACTACCTACTACAAGGAACCTGGTCAGCTATTGGGGCTTTGTTTCAGCTTGCATCTCCATCTGAAGCAACAGCAGTGGCCTATGAAGTCTCAATTTGGCGATCACTTTGGAATGACTTATTTTCCAAG GTATTCCGTGCAATTCGAAGCATTTTTTATGGTTTTGTTGCTTTTTTCACAGCTTGCAATAGGCATAGGTTAAG CATCTACAATCACATCCTAGTGCTTCTTCATCGGTTTTCTCATGCCACCCTCTCTTGGAGACTTTCCAGGTCTGATCGTGGGAGGAAGAAAGACATAAATCAAAGCCAT CTACGAGAAAGTGATAGATCAAAGCCTAA